The nucleotide sequence GACCACGAACGCCTGCCCATCGAATCCCACCACGCCGATCTGGTCTTGCGTTCCGAGCAGATCGACGGTGGCCTTGGCCGCCTGTCGGGCCAGCTCGATCGGCATGCCCTGCATGCTGCCGGACTTGTCGATCACCAGGACCATCGCCACCGAGGGCTGCTGCTTTGCCTTCTCATAGCGGCTGATCAGCGGCAGGACCTCTTCCACGGGGGTGTTGTGATAGCCGCCCAGGCCGAAGCTGTTGTCCGAGCCGAACATGGCGAGACCGCCACCAAAATCGACGACATAGCGCTTGAGCAACGCCATCTGACGGGGCGACAGGTCGGTCGCCGCGATATCCGCCAGGATGACGGCGTCGAACGCGAGCAGCGAGACCAGATCGCCGGGCAGCCCGTGTGTGTCCCGCAGGTCGGTCTCGAATCCCTGTTCGTCCATCGCCTTGCAGAATGGCCGCATCTCGCGCGGTGTCCCGTGCAGGATGAGTATCCGTGGCTTGCCGCCGACGGAGACCGTGGAGGTCGCCTTGTTGTTGATCAGGAAGTGGTCGCGTTCGGCGTTCAGTTCCGCCGTCCAGTGGGTCGCCCCGGACGTGGTCATGGGAATGTCCAGATGGACGACGTTGTCACCGTCGGAATCGAGCTGGAGTTCCTTGCGTGTGACCACAACGGCGCGGTTGAGAATGGTCAATACTGCGGGCATCGGCTGGTTGGCCCGGACCTTGACCGTCATGCGAACGACCTCACCGGCAAACGCTTTGGTCGTGCTGGGCTCGATCGACCGGACGCACGCCTCCGCTGCCTGCAAGCCGGAGAGTTCGTGCATCCGCAGATCGATACGTTCCTTCCCCAGCAATGCCAGGACGTCCGTCATATCCGCATGTGTGGGCCGGCCGTCGGAAAACAGAACGATCCGCCGAGCCTTGTCCGCCGGGAAACACAATCTCGCGGTCGAGAGGGCATCGGCCAGCTTGCTGGCGCTGCGGAAGTCGTCGTCCGGCGCTGTCTGGAGCCACGTATCCAAATCTCTGGCAGCGTCCTCCGTTCGTTCGAAATACATGACTCCATTCGCCACCAGGAACAACGACCAGGAATCCGAAGCGTGCAATTGGTCGATGCATCCCTGGATCGTATCGACCGCCTCCCTGGTGCTGCGGAGATCGACGGATTCGGACACGTCCAGGAGGAACGCCACATGCACGGCATCGGAGCCGAACCCGATAAAGGGCCGACACAGCGCCAGGACCAGCAGGACAATGGCAGCTCCGCGCAGTGCGATGGACGCATACTTGAGCCGCTTTGGTCGGTCGACCAAGCTGAGCCGCAGGGCGACCAGCATGGGCAACAGAACGATCAGCCACCAGAACGGTTTGAAACTTGCCACTTCCATCAGGCTATCCGACTTTTCGACGGTGGTACAGCACGCACTCGATCAGCAGCAGCAACAAGGCGATGACCGCCAGTACCGAAGACAATGGCCGGCCCCGGTTCAGGGGAAGACTCGTATCAGCAACATCGCGGTTGTCGAGCAGGGTCTCCGCAGGGGCGAAGAGATTCACGCCCAGCGACCATTTGCCCGCCGCGTTCTCGATGGTATGAAAGCCGACCTTGCGGATCGGGCCATAGGAAGGGCCGGACACCGGAAAAGGCGCGGCGCCGTCGCCGATGGTGACCGTCGTTGGTCCCCTGTCGTTAAGAACCTCGGGAAGGGGAACCGACTCGCCGATCGAACAGGCCGACGGCCACGTCTCCTGGCGACCCATCAGATGCCTG is from Anaerobaca lacustris and encodes:
- a CDS encoding VWA domain-containing protein; protein product: MEVASFKPFWWLIVLLPMLVALRLSLVDRPKRLKYASIALRGAAIVLLVLALCRPFIGFGSDAVHVAFLLDVSESVDLRSTREAVDTIQGCIDQLHASDSWSLFLVANGVMYFERTEDAARDLDTWLQTAPDDDFRSASKLADALSTARLCFPADKARRIVLFSDGRPTHADMTDVLALLGKERIDLRMHELSGLQAAEACVRSIEPSTTKAFAGEVVRMTVKVRANQPMPAVLTILNRAVVVTRKELQLDSDGDNVVHLDIPMTTSGATHWTAELNAERDHFLINNKATSTVSVGGKPRILILHGTPREMRPFCKAMDEQGFETDLRDTHGLPGDLVSLLAFDAVILADIAATDLSPRQMALLKRYVVDFGGGLAMFGSDNSFGLGGYHNTPVEEVLPLISRYEKAKQQPSVAMVLVIDKSGSMQGMPIELARQAAKATVDLLGTQDQIGVVGFDGQAFVVSPMRRTAEADAVKSAIDTLASGGGTAMYPGIDAAFQMLQGVVTQIKHVIVLSDGQSQPADHQALVSDMAAAGITVSTVALGHADRALLASLAEIGKGRYYETADPANIPQIFTKETMETSRSAVKEDVFNLVRTSDHPLFAGLGSADLPVVFGYVMATAKPATQLLLVAHSGDPVMAVSRYGLGSTLAYTSDVTAKWGSQWLAWNQFGRFWSQALRGILRRESTDGLHLRQSRDDDRWTIDITRLDPSGEPVKGVEFKGQTVDETDTVNSVSVEEIGLGRYRAVVPVGDSETLSLRLDDPHDDKMAILHFNKPYPAEYDLAGQIAPALQGLSRLDGNAVREDIIPTKICKPVSHLCHLLALTAMLAGLLLRRI